One window of Gloeothece citriformis PCC 7424 genomic DNA carries:
- a CDS encoding anti-sigma factor family protein, whose translation MRSNFDELNPRRHIVVENTIVNNPEFGSDTPPLAEDFEEEAYLELLSAYIDGEVDASERKQVQEWLDNDPKIHQQYMRMLRVQEAFRQTPVPPVSSVSSFELSEQVFQRLDRERKGRFLSFGVVIVGAISIGMLTSVLVKGNSDIPKLAQEEGLMIALNYPVIDIPSATISSKNISQSRK comes from the coding sequence ATGAGGTCAAACTTTGATGAGCTTAACCCCAGACGGCATATAGTCGTTGAAAATACTATTGTGAATAATCCTGAATTTGGGAGCGATACTCCTCCGTTAGCTGAAGACTTCGAGGAAGAAGCTTATTTAGAGTTATTAAGTGCTTACATTGATGGAGAAGTAGATGCCAGTGAACGGAAACAGGTTCAAGAGTGGCTGGATAATGATCCTAAAATACATCAGCAATATATGAGGATGCTTCGAGTACAAGAAGCATTCAGACAGACTCCAGTTCCTCCTGTATCCTCCGTATCTTCATTTGAACTATCTGAACAAGTGTTTCAGCGTTTAGATAGAGAACGAAAGGGAAGATTTTTATCTTTTGGAGTAGTTATCGTTGGAGCAATATCAATAGGAATGCTAACAAGTGTGTTAGTTAAAGGCAATTCTGATATTCCCAAATTAGCGCAAGAAGAAGGATTAATGATTGCTCTTAATTATCCAGTTATTGATATTCCGAGTGCTACTATTTCTAGCAAAAATATTTCTCAATCTCGGAAATAA
- a CDS encoding ElyC/SanA/YdcF family protein, which yields MKYAPESFPKLQKLWGLVEYKPVWTLSLKGWLFIISILIILGIIFMRTIHPFLAMNNPIKAEVLVIEGWVGDIVIKEAITEFKQGNYQLIITTGSPLGRGSFLRDYKNYAELTAATLMALGIPKNKIIPIPTPVVNRDRTAASVEALKDWITQSNLNIKAVNIYTYDVHSRRSWFVYKKMLNPKIQVGAIAHPGDYNTQQWWTSSLGVKSVLSETIAYLYARFFWKNL from the coding sequence ATGAAATATGCTCCTGAATCTTTTCCCAAGCTCCAAAAGCTATGGGGGTTAGTAGAATATAAACCCGTTTGGACATTAAGCCTTAAAGGATGGCTTTTTATTATTTCAATTTTGATCATTTTGGGAATAATATTTATGAGAACTATTCATCCTTTTTTAGCCATGAATAATCCGATAAAAGCCGAAGTGTTAGTCATAGAAGGATGGGTAGGAGATATCGTTATTAAAGAAGCCATAACAGAATTTAAACAGGGAAATTATCAACTTATTATTACAACGGGAAGCCCTTTAGGGAGGGGTTCTTTTTTAAGAGACTATAAAAATTATGCAGAGTTAACCGCAGCAACCTTAATGGCTTTAGGCATTCCTAAAAACAAAATTATTCCTATTCCTACCCCTGTAGTTAATCGAGATCGAACCGCAGCATCAGTAGAAGCCCTAAAAGATTGGATAACTCAGTCTAATTTAAATATTAAAGCCGTTAATATCTACACTTATGATGTTCATAGTCGGCGAAGTTGGTTTGTCTATAAAAAAATGCTTAATCCTAAAATTCAAGTCGGTGCGATCGCTCATCCAGGTGACTATAATACTCAACAATGGTGGACTTCTAGTTTAGGGGTAAAATCTGTCCTTTCAGAAACGATCGCTTATCTATATGCTCGTTTTTTTTGGAAAAATTTATAG
- a CDS encoding DUF2301 domain-containing membrane protein, whose product MTTPSEVYQGQFGQFTITQSDRRGVIIYRLGLTLAALSFILGSGLVLWQGATSWVLQLLTPLFFLYSLGLGISLVTIHIYLVPLHRILQAFWAIGTLSGIIITWRSYEPLALFVYHHPLTLLGIGFSFAALTGIYFKEAFCFNRLETKFLTPIVPLLLLGHLLNILPVNIEQMLLTIWCFLFIIFIMRKAIQPIPPDIGDKSVFDYLKQERLSKASKA is encoded by the coding sequence ATGACAACTCCATCAGAAGTCTATCAAGGACAGTTTGGTCAATTTACGATAACACAAAGCGATCGTCGTGGAGTCATTATCTACCGACTCGGTTTAACCTTAGCTGCCCTAAGTTTTATCCTAGGAAGTGGTTTAGTGCTTTGGCAGGGAGCAACCTCATGGGTATTGCAACTCCTCACCCCTTTATTTTTCTTATATTCTCTGGGATTAGGCATTAGTTTAGTCACGATACATATCTATTTAGTGCCTCTACATCGAATTTTACAAGCATTCTGGGCAATTGGCACACTGTCAGGAATTATCATAACTTGGCGTAGTTATGAACCTTTAGCCCTATTTGTTTATCATCATCCTTTAACCTTATTAGGAATTGGATTTTCTTTTGCCGCCTTAACGGGAATTTATTTTAAAGAAGCCTTTTGTTTTAATCGTCTAGAAACAAAATTTTTAACCCCGATCGTTCCTCTGTTATTATTAGGGCATTTATTAAATATTCTGCCCGTCAATATTGAACAGATGTTACTGACAATTTGGTGTTTTTTGTTTATAATTTTTATCATGCGAAAAGCGATCCAACCTATTCCCCCAGATATTGGCGATAAATCAGTCTTTGATTATTTAAAACAAGAAAGATTATCCAAAGCCTCTAAAGCTTAA
- a CDS encoding late competence development ComFB family protein, with translation MTIQYIVEQALKDGYLTPSMEAEVGRICDSSLELSIEEYMALDRLMEALLTGEVVAMPRKQFINVMEELVIHEAINRVADLETSNDSLDVGDIAAYALNRLPPLYATTEEGASYQRQRAKQDLQLLIRQQVEEAIYRYLARPEIPGQPLKGQKTQDDILKQMNSLLKSYAPNFEQANAKF, from the coding sequence ATGACTATTCAATACATTGTGGAACAAGCTTTAAAAGACGGCTATCTTACCCCTAGTATGGAAGCAGAAGTAGGACGGATCTGTGATAGCTCCCTAGAACTGTCGATCGAAGAATATATGGCCTTAGATCGATTAATGGAAGCCTTATTAACCGGTGAGGTGGTGGCGATGCCTCGCAAACAGTTTATTAACGTCATGGAAGAACTGGTTATCCACGAAGCCATTAATCGAGTTGCCGATCTTGAAACCAGCAACGACAGTCTCGATGTTGGGGATATTGCCGCTTATGCCCTTAACCGTTTACCTCCTCTGTATGCTACCACAGAAGAAGGCGCGAGTTACCAACGTCAACGCGCCAAACAAGACCTACAACTCTTAATTCGGCAGCAAGTCGAAGAAGCTATCTATCGCTATCTTGCTCGTCCAGAAATTCCAGGGCAACCCCTAAAAGGACAAAAAACCCAAGACGATATCCTTAAACAGATGAATAGCTTACTTAAATCTTATGCCCCCAATTTTGAGCAAGCTAATGCTAAATTTTAG
- a CDS encoding Hfq-related RNA-binding protein: MTDFNTGLPSVRAIQDFIKNKQEVELKLVTDDLLVGRIMWQDNDCLCLVDQYDQPTFIWRQALVYLKPKA; encoded by the coding sequence ATGACTGACTTTAACACCGGCTTGCCTAGTGTCCGTGCGATTCAAGATTTCATCAAAAATAAACAAGAAGTAGAACTCAAGTTAGTTACTGATGACCTGTTAGTCGGTCGGATTATGTGGCAGGATAACGACTGTCTATGTCTTGTGGATCAATACGATCAACCGACCTTTATTTGGCGACAAGCATTAGTATATCTCAAACCTAAAGCCTAA
- a CDS encoding sigma-70 family RNA polymerase sigma factor: protein MSQSIPATWSTLEAKKTRSQVSPDKLSNYDLILRCQEGLQPDRMAFAELLRRYQSHVDKLLYHLAPDWQDRADLAQEVWIRVYRNIKRLNEPLKFRGWLSRIATNLFYDELRKRKRVSNPVSLDAPRRVDDGEIDWDIVSDYPSPDDNLATREFYEQLRLAIADLPEAFRTTIVLREIEGMAYEEIAEITGVSLGTVKSRIARARAKLQSVLQPYLGDS, encoded by the coding sequence ATGAGTCAATCGATTCCCGCAACCTGGTCAACACTTGAGGCTAAAAAAACCCGTAGCCAAGTGTCTCCTGACAAACTCTCAAATTACGATTTGATTTTACGATGTCAGGAAGGATTGCAGCCAGATAGAATGGCATTTGCAGAACTTCTGCGCCGCTATCAATCTCATGTAGACAAACTTCTATATCATTTAGCCCCAGATTGGCAAGATCGAGCAGATTTAGCTCAAGAAGTGTGGATTAGAGTGTATCGCAATATCAAACGTCTAAACGAACCTCTCAAATTCCGGGGCTGGCTCAGTCGAATTGCGACCAACTTATTCTATGATGAGTTACGCAAGCGCAAAAGAGTAAGTAATCCTGTCTCTTTAGATGCACCCCGAAGAGTCGATGATGGAGAAATAGACTGGGATATTGTTTCTGATTATCCGTCTCCCGATGATAATCTGGCAACCCGTGAGTTTTACGAGCAACTGAGACTAGCGATCGCCGACTTACCCGAAGCATTCCGGACAACTATCGTTTTGCGAGAAATAGAAGGAATGGCATATGAAGAAATAGCAGAAATCACCGGCGTTTCTTTAGGAACTGTTAAGTCAAGAATAGCTAGAGCCAGAGCTAAGTTACAATCTGTGTTGCAACCTTATTTAGGAGACAGCTAA
- a CDS encoding gamma-glutamylcyclotransferase family protein produces the protein MKVFVYGTLKPGECNYPFYCAGKVNETIEAYTYGKLFHLPSYGYPGMTIGNDKVRGVLLTFKDNSALIELDQLEDYDPGRPMIKNEYYREEILVYTLAGELIGKVWSYLMMPEKIEQLAGVFIASGWWTQQDY, from the coding sequence GTGAAGGTTTTTGTTTACGGAACTCTTAAACCAGGAGAATGTAACTACCCCTTTTATTGTGCGGGGAAGGTTAACGAAACAATAGAAGCTTATACTTATGGGAAATTATTTCATCTGCCGAGTTATGGATATCCAGGGATGACAATAGGGAATGATAAAGTTAGAGGAGTCTTATTAACTTTTAAGGATAATTCGGCGTTAATTGAACTCGATCAATTAGAAGATTATGATCCTGGACGACCCATGATAAAAAATGAATATTACAGAGAAGAAATTTTAGTTTATACCCTTGCGGGAGAACTGATAGGAAAGGTTTGGAGTTACTTAATGATGCCTGAAAAAATCGAACAGTTAGCGGGGGTTTTTATCGCTTCGGGATGGTGGACGCAACAAGATTACTGA